A genomic segment from Aegilops tauschii subsp. strangulata cultivar AL8/78 chromosome 1, Aet v6.0, whole genome shotgun sequence encodes:
- the LOC109758783 gene encoding histone H2A.2.2, which yields MDASKLKKVAGKKFGGPRKKSVTRSVKAGLQFPVGRIGRFLKKGRYAQRVGSGAPVYLAAVLEYLAAEVLELAGNAAKDNKKTRIVPRHLLLAIRNDQELGRLLSGVTIAHGGVIPNINPVLLPKKTAEKAEKTAAKSPKKATKSPKKATKA from the exons ATGGACGCCAGCAAGCTGAAGAAGGTGGCCGGGAAGAAGTTCGGCGGGCCGAGGAAGAAGTCGGTGACCAGGTCCGTCAAGGCCGGCCTCCAGTTCCCCGTCGGCCGCATTGGGCGCTTCCTCAAGAAGGGCCGCTACGCCCAGCGCGTCGGCTCCGGCGCCCCCGTCTACCTCGCCGCCGTCCTCGAGTACCTCGCCGCCGAG GTGCTGGAGCTGGCCGGGAACGCCGCCAAGGACAACAAGAAGACCCGCATCGTGCCCAGGCACCTGCTGCTGGCCATCCGCAACGACCAGGAGCTCGGGAGGCTGCTGTCCGGCGTCACCATCGCCCACGGCGGCGTCATCCCCAACATCAACCCGGTGCTGCTCCCCAAGAAGACCGCTGAGAAGGCCGAGAAGACCGCCGCCAAGTCGCCCAAGAAGGCCACCAAGTCCCCCAAGAAGGCCACCAAGGCCTAG